Genomic DNA from Acuticoccus sp. MNP-M23:
ACGGGCGCCAGGGCGCCTTTGCGCGGGCCATCGAGCAGGCGGCCGCCTGAGCCTATGAGCGAGCCCGATGCCTGGCGGACCCTTCGCCGTTTCACCGCTGCACGGATCGGCCTTGGCCGCACCGGCGTGTCGCTTCCCACCGACCGGGCGCTGGAGTTCCAGGCCGCCCACGCCGCCGCCCGCACAGCGGTTCACGAGGCGCTGGATGCGGACGCATTGGCCGAGGCGCTGGCGGAGAGCTTCCCCGGCGTTGCAGCCGTGACCACCGAGGCGCCGGACCGGACCACCTACCTCAAGCGGCCGGACCTTGGCCGCAAGCTGAGCGCGGCGGGCAGGGCGAGCCTCGCCCCCGCGCCGTGCAATGTCGCGGTGGTGATCTGCGACGGCCTGTCCGCCCGCGCCGTCTCCGCGCACGCCGCGCCGCTCCTCGCCGATCTCCTGCCGCGGTTTTCGGCGGATGGCATCACGGTCGGCCCGCTCACCATCGTCACCGAGGGGCGCGTTGCGGTGGGCGATGCGGTCGGCGCGGCCTTGGGGGCGGATCTGGTGCTGATGCTGATCGGCGAGCGGCCGGGACTTTCGGCCAGCGACAGCCTCGGCATCTACATCACTCACGGGCCGCGGCCCGGTCGCTCCGATGCGGAGCGCAATTGCATCTCCAACGTGCGGCCGGAGGGGCTCGCCTATCCACAGGCCGCCTACCGCGCGCACTATCTCGTCAGCGAGGCGCTGTCCCGCGGCCATTCGGGCGTGGCGCTGAAGGACGACACTGTATCGCCCGATGCAATCGGCGGTGGCTCCGCGGCATTTCTCCTCTCCAAGACAAGCTGATTTCGGGTCGTTGCCTCCCGGCTTCTGAATTGACCGAGGTCGGACGGAAAGTGACTGCATCCCGTGCTATCCTGCGGTGGCAATTAACAACGGGAGAACTTGAAAATGCGTGCCATCATTATTGCAGCTGTTGGAACGATGTTTGTGGGCAGTGCGGCACTTGCAGCCGATTCCCATAAAATCGTGCTCGAAGCAGGAAAAGCGTCCGTTTACAACATCGAAGCGCACGTCGGAGATACTATCGAGATCACGCACGAGGACGAAACCGACGCCAAACACGACCTCTATGCCACTGACGAAGCGCATACTTTCGATCTGACCGGAATGCAGCATGGCGACCATTACGACTTCAAGGTCGTGGAGCCGGGAACTTTCGTGATTCACTGCCACGCGATGGAAGAGATGAAAATCACGGTGAACGTACAGGAATGAATGCACGCGTCGCTGGACAGCGGCGCGGAAGTTTGCAAACTGGTCTGACCTCTTGAGGGAAGGGCCTTTGTGGCAAGCAGAGCGTTGGGCGAGCGGGACGGCAGCATCACGGCGCTGAGGGATTTCCTCGCAGCGTCGGACCTTGCCGTCGGTGCGCAGCTCCCCGGCGAGCGGCGCCTCATGGCCGAGCTTTCCGTCGGCCGCTCTTCGCTGCGCGAGGCCATCGGGCGGCTGGCCGCGGTCGGCGTTCTCGAAGTCCGGCACGGCAGCGGGACGTACCTGCGCCGGCCGATCACCCAGCACACCCTCGTCATGCCGCTCGCCATCGAGGCAGAGCGCGACGATTTCCTGCGCCTCGTGGAAGTCCGCCGCGGGCTGGAGGCGGAGGCTGCGGCGCTGGCCTCGGAGCGGGCGAGCGCGTCCACCATCGCCGGCATCGAGGACAAGCTGACGACCATGGAAGCCGCGTTCCATGCGCAGGGGACGGCGGGGCCCGAAGACCTTGCCTTCCACCTCTCCATCTACGCGGCCAGCGGAAACCCGCTGTTCGGCCAGTTTCTGGAGCTGATGCGCGGCGCGCTGGACGAGCTTTTTGCAAAGCCGTTCAACCGCGAGGACTTTGCCCGCCGCTCCTTCCCCATGCACCGCACCCTGTTCGAGGCCATCGCAAGGCGCGATGCCGACGATGCGCGCCGCCAGACCCACCTCATCCTCGACATCGTGCGCGAGGATCTCATCGAGATGGCGCTGGTCGCCCTCCCGGACGCAAGCCGGCCGGAGGCCGCGCAATGAACGACATGAACCCCACCAACCCCCGCCAGACCCGGCCCAACATGGCCCGTGCGCAGGAGATCGTCGCCCACGACGACACCCACCTCGAAAATGCCGTGGTCCCGCCGCTCTTCCAGACCTCGCTGTTCACCTTCCCCAACGTCGACGCGATGATGGCGACCTACGCCGGCAAGGCGCCGCGTCCGGTCTATTCGCGCGGGATGAACCCCACGGTGCGCGCCTTTGAAGAAAAGATCGCGGCGCTGG
This window encodes:
- the eutC gene encoding ethanolamine ammonia-lyase subunit EutC, whose amino-acid sequence is MSEPDAWRTLRRFTAARIGLGRTGVSLPTDRALEFQAAHAAARTAVHEALDADALAEALAESFPGVAAVTTEAPDRTTYLKRPDLGRKLSAAGRASLAPAPCNVAVVICDGLSARAVSAHAAPLLADLLPRFSADGITVGPLTIVTEGRVAVGDAVGAALGADLVLMLIGERPGLSASDSLGIYITHGPRPGRSDAERNCISNVRPEGLAYPQAAYRAHYLVSEALSRGHSGVALKDDTVSPDAIGGGSAAFLLSKTS
- a CDS encoding FCD domain-containing protein: MASRALGERDGSITALRDFLAASDLAVGAQLPGERRLMAELSVGRSSLREAIGRLAAVGVLEVRHGSGTYLRRPITQHTLVMPLAIEAERDDFLRLVEVRRGLEAEAAALASERASASTIAGIEDKLTTMEAAFHAQGTAGPEDLAFHLSIYAASGNPLFGQFLELMRGALDELFAKPFNREDFARRSFPMHRTLFEAIARRDADDARRQTHLILDIVREDLIEMALVALPDASRPEAAQ